The nucleotide sequence CGCCGCATCGGGTCTCACCGACTGGGACGGGATGGCCGCGCGCCTGCGCGCCGAGCATCGCGCCGTCGTCGCCGCCATCGCATCGGGCGACGCGTCGACGGCCCGCCACCGCATCCACGACCACATCAGCGGCTACTACCGCGACGCCGCGCTGACCGCCCCCATCCGCGAACCCCATCAGGAGCCTTCATGGTGAACCGTCAATTTCCGAAGCCCGTCGAGCTGCTGGAGCTCATGCGCTTCAAGAAGCCGGAGCTGGACCTGAAGAAGCGGCGCCTGGAGTCGGCGTTGACGATCGAGGACCTGGCGCGGATCGCTCGGCGGCGGACGCCTCGCGCGGCGTTCGACTACACCGAGGGTGCGGCCGAGGGCGAACTGTCGTTGGCCAGGGCCAGGCAGGCGTTCCAGGACGTGGAGTTCCACCCCTCGATCCTGCGGGACGTGTCCACGGTGGATACGTCGTGCCGGATTTGGGGTGGCCCGTCGGCGTTGCCGTTCGGGATCGCCCCGACCGGGTTCACCCGCCTGATGCAGACCGAGGGCGAGACCGCCGGTGCCGGCGCTGCCGGGGCGGCGGGGATCCCGTTCACCCTGTCCACGCTGGGGACCACGTCGATCGAGAACGTGAAGGCGGCGAACCCGCACGGCCGGAATTGGTTCCAGTTGTATGTGATGCGGCAACGCGAGATCAGTTACGGGCTGGTGGAGCGGGCAGCGCAGGCGGGGTTCGACACCCTGTTCTTCACCGTCGACACCCCGATCGCCGGGGCGCGGTTGCGGGATAAGCGCAACGGGTTCTCCATCCCACCCCAGCTCACCCTCGGCACCGTCGTGAACGCGATCCCACGGCCGTGGTGGTGGTACGACTTCCTCACCACCCCGAAACTGGAGTTTGCGTCGTTGTCGTCCACCGGTGGGACGGTCGGGGATCTGTTGAATGCGGCGATGGACCCGTCGATCAACTACGACGACCTGAAGATCATCCGGGACATGTGGCCCGGGAAACTCGTGATCAAAGGCGTGCAAACCCTCGAGGACGCTCGCACCCTGGTCGACCATGGGGTGGATGGGATCGTGCTCTCCAACCACGGCGGCCGCCAACTCGACCGCGCCCCCATCCCGTTCCACCTGCTCCCGTCCGTCGTGCGCGAGGTGGGTCGGCACACCGAGGTCGCGATCGACACCGGCATCATGAACGGCGCCGACATCATCGCCGCCCACGCATTGGGGGCCAAGTTCACGTTGATCGGACGCGCGTACCTGTACGGGCTCATGGCCGGCGGCCGGGAGGGTGTCGACCGCACCATCCAGATCCTCACCGACCAACTCATCCGCACCATGAAACTCCTCCAAGTGAACTCGCTGGCCGAACTCGGCCCCCACCACGTCACCCAACTCACGCGCCTGCAGCCCCTCCGCCGCACCGCCCCCGCCCTCTCCCCCGTCCGGGAAGACGCCGACGCCTGACCCCGTCGCAAGATTTGCGCCAAATCGCGGTAATGCGGCGCCCATTGCCGCGATTTGGCGCAAATCTCACACGCAGCGATGGGGACAGGACGCCCACATTCGTGCCGAATGTGCGCTTTGCGCGCCGCATTCCGCACATTCGGCACGAATCTCGCGGGTCAGGGGAGGCGGTAGGCGCGAGCCGCCGTGCCGGCGAGCACCTCGTCGCGCTCGGCGGGGGTCAGCGGCTCGAGGAGGGCGCGCGCGGTGGCCATGGTCTCGGCGTAGGGCGTCGCGAGGGTCGAGACCGGCCAGTCCCCGCCGTAGAGGAGGCGCGACGGGCCGAATGCGGCGAGCGCACGATCGACGTACGGACGCAGGTCCGCCGCCGACGCCCGCCCGGCCGGACCGAGGGTCGTCAGGCCGGACAGCTTCGCGAAGACGTTCGGGCGGCGCGCCAACGAGTCCATCAGCCTCCCCCAGTCACCGGGCTCCGCGCCGACCGGCGGGGTTCCGAGGTGGTCGATGACGAGCCGCAGCTCCGGCAGCTTGTCGGCGAGCGCGACCGCATGCTCCAGGTGCCGCGGCAGCACCCCGATCACGTCGAACGTCAGCCCTCGGGAGGCGAGCACACCGAGCGACCGGCGCACCGGCTCCTGCGCCAGCCAGTCCGGGTCGGGTTCGTCGTGGATGAGGTGCCGGATGCCCACAAGCGGCCCCGCTTCCGCCCAGCGGTCCAGCTGCTCTCCGACCCGGTCGGGGTGGAGCAGATCGACCCACGCGACCACTCCGGCGACCAGTGGCGACTCGGCAGCGACGGCGAACATCGCCGCGGAGTCCTCGATCGTGCTCGCCGCCTGGACGAGCACGACCCCGTCCACCCCGGCCTCCCGCAGCTGAGGTTCCGCCTCGGCGAGCGTGAAGGTCCGGTTGATCGGGGCGACCGCGTCGGACAGCCACGAGTAGGTCCCGTGCTCCAGGTCCCACAGGTGCAGGTGCGCGTCG is from Leifsonia sp. 466MF and encodes:
- a CDS encoding alpha-hydroxy acid oxidase, yielding MVNRQFPKPVELLELMRFKKPELDLKKRRLESALTIEDLARIARRRTPRAAFDYTEGAAEGELSLARARQAFQDVEFHPSILRDVSTVDTSCRIWGGPSALPFGIAPTGFTRLMQTEGETAGAGAAGAAGIPFTLSTLGTTSIENVKAANPHGRNWFQLYVMRQREISYGLVERAAQAGFDTLFFTVDTPIAGARLRDKRNGFSIPPQLTLGTVVNAIPRPWWWYDFLTTPKLEFASLSSTGGTVGDLLNAAMDPSINYDDLKIIRDMWPGKLVIKGVQTLEDARTLVDHGVDGIVLSNHGGRQLDRAPIPFHLLPSVVREVGRHTEVAIDTGIMNGADIIAAHALGAKFTLIGRAYLYGLMAGGREGVDRTIQILTDQLIRTMKLLQVNSLAELGPHHVTQLTRLQPLRRTAPALSPVREDADA
- a CDS encoding amidohydrolase family protein, translating into MAVDAHLHLWDLEHGTYSWLSDAVAPINRTFTLAEAEPQLREAGVDGVVLVQAASTIEDSAAMFAVAAESPLVAGVVAWVDLLHPDRVGEQLDRWAEAGPLVGIRHLIHDEPDPDWLAQEPVRRSLGVLASRGLTFDVIGVLPRHLEHAVALADKLPELRLVIDHLGTPPVGAEPGDWGRLMDSLARRPNVFAKLSGLTTLGPAGRASAADLRPYVDRALAAFGPSRLLYGGDWPVSTLATPYAETMATARALLEPLTPAERDEVLAGTAARAYRLP